Genomic segment of Candidatus Omnitrophota bacterium:
CAGCTTGGCGCCGTCGACGATGGCTTTGATATGGGCTTCCGAATCCCATAACGGGATAAGTCCAACGGGCTTATTTACGTCGAGATGCTTGCTTTGCAGAGCGTTTTTGGCAATCAGTCCCATTTTGCGCATGTTGACGGCTTCGCGCTTATCGCCCAATCCCGCAAGCAGGCAGACTTTTTCGCCTTTAATCAAAGGGACGAGTTCGTCTTTTTTGCCGGAGAATTTCTTGGCGAAGACGGCTTCGACCGCAAGCCGTTGCAGCTCCGCGTCGGGGATGGCGAAGGTCTGCGTTTGGGGGACGAACAAAATGAATTGAACGAGTGAACCAGGCAAAGGCCTCAACGCCGATATTTTCATGGATGGGAATCCTTTCCGATACTTTTCAAGGGAATTCAATCTTGTTTATGGTTGCATCCATTTCCTTGCGGGCAAAGAGAGAGAGAGATACATACCGCCATGAGACAATGGGGAGGGTTGTAAAGGAAAAATAGGTTGACTCCATAGAATCCATTTACTTCTTAACAGGGAAGAGTACGCGGACGGATGTTCCTTTCGCCGGATCGCTTTCAATATGGATGCAAGCCTGATGGCGCCGCACGATGCCTTCGACGACGCATAAACCCATACCCCGGCAGGCGTCTTTCATAGAAAAATAGGGTTCAAATAAACGGGATTTAGTCATATCGTCCATTCCGCAGCCCTGGTCGGAAACATCCAGAAAGACAAAAAAACCTTCCGATTTATTCTCTCCCAACCGGCAAGCCGAAAGATATTCAAGATCGGCGTACATCAAACCGGTGCGCACCGTTACGTCGCCTCTTCCCTCAACGAGAGATTCGCAAGCGTTGAGAACGAGGTTGGTCAATAATTGATTGATCTGCATGGGGCTTCCATAGATAAGAGGAAGTTTTTTTTCGAGAGCGTATTCGATATTTCCGCCATACAGATTGCAAAAATCTAAAAATTGGGATATATCGGCGATTTGGCTGGAGAGGTTGAAAGATTGGAAGAGATCCGTATTCTCGCCGGAGTACAATCCCCATTCTTCCGTAAGAGTCATGGCGTTCATGGCGGCGATCTCAATTTTTTCCAAGAAAGGCCGGGAAAGAGAATTCAAAGGAATGATGGTTAAGGCCGCATTGGCCTCATGCAAGATTTCGGAGGCGGTTTTCCCAAAATTGAGCAAGAACTTCGAGGCGATAAAATTCAGATTATCATGATACATAGCGGATGATTTCTGCAATCCATCCGTCGCGTTTTCTCTGGATTGAGTGATGTCATGGAAGAGGCCGAATTCGCCGATAACGTTATTCAGGCTATCTTTCACTTGCACAGCGACGTTCGCCAACCAGCGGAATTCGCCGTTTTGGGCGCGAATCCGGCAGTCCGCCCGCCATCCCGCGCCATCTTCGGAGTGAAATCTCTGTTTCGCTTCTTCCAACGTCAGGTTCTTGGCTTCACCCAACAGGACGATTTCTTCCGTTATCAGATCGAGAAGTTCCGGCGTGAATTCGTTGGCGCGATAACCCGTCAACTCCTCGATGGAGGAGGAAAGGAAATCGTATTGGTTCGTAATGTAATTCAGCAAATAGGGCGCGATGCCCGCTTTCTCTTCCGCCTGAAGGTAAAATTGAGCGCTTTTGCGGGATACTTCCCCCGTCCGCCATTTCGTTCCCAATGCAGAAGCGAATCGCTCGATCTCTTCGGGATGAAAAGGCTTGCGGAGATAGAACAATTTGTCGGACGGCGGCGCCACACGTACGATGTCTTTGGGATCCATGTCGGAATAAGCGGTGACGATGACGATCTCCATGAAGGGATCGATGCGGCGGATTCTTCCCGCCACGGTAACGCCGTCCGGTCCCGGCGGCATACGCACATCGATGAAGGCGACGGCGAAAGGATTTTGCTCTTCGATCGCCGTTTGCACGGCGCTCAGGGCTTCTTCTCCATTGCGGCATAACGACAAATCGAATCGCAGGGACGCTTCTTGCGGTTGGCTTTTCCCAAAAAGACGGGATTCCAACTCGTCCATTCGAGACGAATTGGCGCCGGCTTCCTTCTGTGGACAGAGAATTTGTTGAAAAGAATTAAGGATGTCTTGTTCGTCGTCGACGACGAGAATGCGCAATCGATTGTCCGGCGTAATCATGTTGAGCTCTCCCGATGCAAGAAATATTATCCGTTTTTCGGTATCAAAAGATGAACGCTGGCTCCCAAACCTTTTCCTTTGCTTTCCGCATAAATTCGTCCCTTCAAGGATAATATTGTATTCGCGCACCAATGGAGTCCAAGGCCGGACGATGGTTTTTCTTTAGAACTGAATCCTCTTTCGAAGAGGCGAGGTAAATTTTCTGGAGCGATTCCTTCGCCGTTGTCGGCGAAGATCAGATGCAGCATTTCAACGCCGTCCTGATTTTCGGATCGGGCGGAGATGGAGAGACGGCCATTGGCGTTCGTCCGTTGGATAGATTCCGCCGCGTTTCTTACGATGTTGGAAAGCACTTGGACGAAGGATATCCGATGAATTTTTATTGAATCCGCTTCCTGTAGGCTTCGATCCAAATCGAGGATGAAGAATTTCCGGAGATCGTCGGGAATGAACGTCATTGATTCGTTGACCAATTCCATCAAACTCAACGTCTCCGCCGGTTTTTCGGCGCGGCTGAATTTATCTTGATCAGAGAGAATTTCTTCGATCTTTTTAATATGCCCCAAAATCTCTTCTAAGCGATTTTCTTGATTCCGCACCAATCCGATGATGTTTTTGCCGCCAAGGCGGATAAACTCGCTAAGGTCCTTTTCCCGATCTGGCGGAATATGGTTCGCATCCAACTCGCTGTGAGCCTTTTCTAGGCGATGAAGAGGCGATTTTTGAATACCCTGGCGCAGGGCTTCGATTTTTACGGTTATGGGACTCATGGCGTTGCGGATGTTATGCAGAACGCCAGACGCCATTTCCGCCATACCTACATAATAGGATTGATCCATCAAATTTCTCCGCGCCTCGGCTAAATGGCCGACCATTTGGTTGAATTCCTGCGTCAGAAGGCCGATTTCGTCCCGGCGGTTCGTTTCGAGCCGTGCGGCGAGGTCGCCGCTGCGTCCGATGCTCGTCGCGTGATTCGCCAATTGGCCGAGCGGTTTGACGACGGTTCGGTTGAGCCATTGCCATATAATAATCAAGACGGCAAGCGCGGCGGCCAGCAGGGAGAATAGAGCGAAACTGAGAGAAGCTCGGCCTTTTTGGCTAATCGTACGAGGAATATCAGCCCTTAACAGTAAAGCGGGATTTTTTTGAATATCGGAATAAGACGTATAAATCCATAAGAAATCGGCGTTTCGTTCTAGAACATAATAGGGATTTTGAGGCGTAAGGAAATTAGGAATGTCTTTCGCTTCCACCGGCGCCTGGTTTTCCCGAATCGGCCAGAGTTGAAGATCGACGCGCGTTTGTTCTCGGATAGTTTCGATGATTGAAGCCGTAAGCAGACGTCCCATAATCAAAGTTCCCTTGATGGGGCCTTCATCTTTACTTGTGATAATCGGACGCGAAGCAATCAAACAGGGGCCGGCTTGGGTCATATAGATTCCCGTAAAAGCGCTGTCTAGGTCTTTATGGCCGAGCAACGGATGGCTTGAAGGCCATTGCCCGGTGGGAAACTCGGCGATTTCTATCGGTTCTTCCGTCTCCAAATCGATGATTTTTCCAAATACGACTTTTCCCTCGTTATTGAAGATGTAAATAAGATTGGTGCGGCTATCGGTAAACGTCGGCGTATTTAAATTGGATTGGAGATATTCCTTATTCGCGTCTTCTACGAATCGATAGGTATCGTCCCAGGCGGCCCAATCGTAAGCATACAAATCGAGATGATGAATTTCGCGATCCAAGGCTCCGGCGCAGCGATCGATGTCTTGTTGCGCTTCGTTCCGCTCCAGGTTGAGGAAACTGGGATAGAGGATGGATTTTTGTATTCCATAAACAATAACGGCAAATAAAACTAAAGTAGATAAGACAATAACGGAAATTCGGGTTCTTAGGGATGCGCGCATAAAATGCTCTCCTTCAGATAGTGAACCAATTATATCTAAAAAAGCGGGGAAGTCTTGATGAAAAAGGAATTTCCCCTTTTCTTTCTTTAATTTCTTCGTTACCTTGGCGCTTGTGGAGAGAAATGAGCGGCGATTGAGAATGGTGGAGTGAA
This window contains:
- a CDS encoding CHASE4 domain-containing protein: MRASLRTRISVIVLSTLVLFAVIVYGIQKSILYPSFLNLERNEAQQDIDRCAGALDREIHHLDLYAYDWAAWDDTYRFVEDANKEYLQSNLNTPTFTDSRTNLIYIFNNEGKVVFGKIIDLETEEPIEIAEFPTGQWPSSHPLLGHKDLDSAFTGIYMTQAGPCLIASRPIITSKDEGPIKGTLIMGRLLTASIIETIREQTRVDLQLWPIRENQAPVEAKDIPNFLTPQNPYYVLERNADFLWIYTSYSDIQKNPALLLRADIPRTISQKGRASLSFALFSLLAAALAVLIIIWQWLNRTVVKPLGQLANHATSIGRSGDLAARLETNRRDEIGLLTQEFNQMVGHLAEARRNLMDQSYYVGMAEMASGVLHNIRNAMSPITVKIEALRQGIQKSPLHRLEKAHSELDANHIPPDREKDLSEFIRLGGKNIIGLVRNQENRLEEILGHIKKIEEILSDQDKFSRAEKPAETLSLMELVNESMTFIPDDLRKFFILDLDRSLQEADSIKIHRISFVQVLSNIVRNAAESIQRTNANGRLSISARSENQDGVEMLHLIFADNGEGIAPENLPRLFERGFSSKEKPSSGLGLHWCANTILSLKGRIYAESKGKGLGASVHLLIPKNG
- a CDS encoding ATP-binding protein, whose amino-acid sequence is MITPDNRLRILVVDDEQDILNSFQQILCPQKEAGANSSRMDELESRLFGKSQPQEASLRFDLSLCRNGEEALSAVQTAIEEQNPFAVAFIDVRMPPGPDGVTVAGRIRRIDPFMEIVIVTAYSDMDPKDIVRVAPPSDKLFYLRKPFHPEEIERFASALGTKWRTGEVSRKSAQFYLQAEEKAGIAPYLLNYITNQYDFLSSSIEELTGYRANEFTPELLDLITEEIVLLGEAKNLTLEEAKQRFHSEDGAGWRADCRIRAQNGEFRWLANVAVQVKDSLNNVIGEFGLFHDITQSRENATDGLQKSSAMYHDNLNFIASKFLLNFGKTASEILHEANAALTIIPLNSLSRPFLEKIEIAAMNAMTLTEEWGLYSGENTDLFQSFNLSSQIADISQFLDFCNLYGGNIEYALEKKLPLIYGSPMQINQLLTNLVLNACESLVEGRGDVTVRTGLMYADLEYLSACRLGENKSEGFFVFLDVSDQGCGMDDMTKSRLFEPYFSMKDACRGMGLCVVEGIVRRHQACIHIESDPAKGTSVRVLFPVKK